One genomic window of Triplophysa rosa linkage group LG11, Trosa_1v2, whole genome shotgun sequence includes the following:
- the map3k3 gene encoding mitogen-activated protein kinase kinase kinase 3: MNERQALHSIMKDLVALQMTRRQPSATYDTAKPKPVSTAGSSNRMDDVRIKFEFCGERRILMFGRPVQFEEIQQKVKTFFGQQLDLHYMNNELSIPLRSQDDLDKAIDLLDRSSNMKSIKIMLLTQEQSNASSPSHHTACKQVRIKTSQSTGDVSTEYQSSEPRGRHHSTSSQNTGRSSPPPGYVPERQQRIARQGSYTSINSEGEFIPETSDQCVLDPWSSAENSVSGSCQSLDSNSDSPSLRKPRTHRVKSYPDNRQDCADRENHVYDKIVGKGGTYPRRYHVSLHHKDHSEGRRTFPRIRRPQGNLFTLVPSRRSLNGSEESVGSWQLVDAQARLRPQDRPVPHKSPTAPVTWRRGKLLGQGAFGRVYLCYDVDTGRELAAKQVHFDPASPETSKEVSALECEIQLLKNLHHERIVQYYGCLRDHNEKTLTIFMEYMPGGSVKDQLKAYGALTENVTRKYTRQILEGMSYLHSNMIVHRDIKGANILRDSAGNVKLGDFGASKRLQTICMSSTGVRSVTGTPYWMSPEVISGEGYGRKADVWSLGCTVVEMLTEKPPWAEYEAMAAIFKIATQPTNPQLPSHISEHTRDFLRCIFVEAKYRPSAEELLRHPFSQILC, translated from the exons ATGA ATGAGAGACAGGCTCTCCATTCAATTATGAAGGATCTGGTGGCCCTGCAGATGACCAGGCGCCAGCCTTCGGCGACCTACGACACGGCAAAACCCAAACCTGTCAGCACTGCCGGCTCTTCCAACAGAATG GATGATGTCAGAATTAAGTTTGAATTCTGTGGTGAAAGAAG GATTCTGATGTTCGGGCGGCCTGTGCAGTTTGAGGAAATCCAGCAGAAAGTCAAAACATTCTTCGGTCAGCAGTTAGACCTGCATTATATGAATAATGAG CTGTCGATCCCCCTGCGCAGTCAGGATGACTTGGATAAAGCCATTGATCTGTTGGACCGCAGCTCAAACATGAAGAGCATTAAGATCATGCTGTTGACGCAGGAACAAAGCAAC GCCTCTTCTCCATCTCATCACACAGCGTGTAAGCAGGTTCGCATTAAAACCTCGCAGTCCACCGGCGATGTCAGTACAGAGTACCAGTCCTCAGAACCCAGAGGACGCCACCACTCCACCA GCTCTCAGAACACTGGCCGAAGTTCTCCGCCCCCTGGTTACGTTCCTGAGCGCCAACAGCGAATTGCACGGCAGGGATCATACACCAGTATCAATAGCGAGGGGGAGTTCATACCGGAAACCAGCGACCAGTGT GTGCTGGATCCCTGGAGCAGTGCAGAAAACTCTGTGTCTGGCAGCTGTCAATCTCTGGACAGCAACTCTGACAG CCCCTCACTCAGGAAACCTCGTACGCACAGGGTTAAGAGTTACCCTGACAACCGGCAGGACTGTGCAG aCCGGGAAAACCATGTTTATGATAAGATTGTGGGGAAGGGAGGGACATACCCCCGGAGGTATCACGTGTCCCTTCATCATAAAGACCACAGTGAAG GTCGGCGGACGTTTCCTCGGATCCGCCGTCCTCAGGGTAACTTGTTCACGTTGGTGCCGTCAAGGCGATCGCTGAACGGCAGTGAGGAGAGTGTGGGAAGCTGGCAGTTGGTTGATGCTCAAGCCAGACTCCGCCCACAGGACCGCCCAGTCCCTCATAAGT cACCTACAGCTCCAGTGACGTGGCGCAGAGGGAAACTGCTAGGTCAGGGGGCTTTTGGGAGGGTGTATCTATGCTATGATGTGGACACAGGGAGAGAACTGGCAGCAAAACAGGTTCATTTTGACCCTGCCAGTCCAGAGACAAGCAAG GAGGTGAGCGCGTTGGAGTGTGAGATACAGCTGTTGAAGAACCTGCACCATGAGCGAATCGTCCAGTACTACGGTTGCCTTAGAGACCACAATGAGAAAACTCTGACTATTTTTATGGAGTATATGCCGGGG GGCTCAGTCAAAGACCAGCTGAAGGCCTATGGGGCTTTGACAGAAAATGTGACGCGTAAATACACCAGACAGATCCTGGAGGGCATGTCCTACCTGCACAGCAACATGATAGTCCACAGGGACATTAAAG GTGCCAACATCCTGCGGGATTCAGCGGGCAACGTGAAGCTGGGAGATTTTGGCGCCAGTAAGCGCCTTCAAACTATTTGCATGTCCAGCACTGGGGTCCGTTCTGTTACCGGGACGCCATACTGGATGAGCCCGGAGGTCATTAGTGGAGAGGGGTACGGTCGGAAGGCTGACGTCTG GAGTCTCGGCTGCACGGTGGTGGAGATGTTGACGGAAAAGCCGCCGTGGGCTGAATACGAGGCCATGGCAGCCATATTTAAAATCGCCACTCAGCCCACCAACCCCCAGCTTCCCTCTCACATCTCCGAACACACACGCGACTTCCTCCGCTGCATCTTCGTGGAGGCCAAGTACCGACCAAGCGCAGAAGAGCTGCTCAGACATCCCTTCTCCCAGATATTATGTTGA
- the limd2 gene encoding LIM domain-containing protein 2, whose product MDNRNSSDDKPVQRSKSFSFKMQKETCASCEKTVYPMERLVANNLIFHNTCFCCKHCNTKLSLGSYAALQGEFYCKPHFQQLFKSKGNYDEGFGRKQHKELWASKDAESITKTS is encoded by the exons ATG GACAACAGGAACTCATCTGATGACAAGCCTGTTCAGCGCTCCAAG TCTTTCAGTTTCAAGATGCAGAAGgagacgtgtgcatcatgtgaAAAGACAGTTTACCCAATGGAGAGACTGGTGGCCAACAACCTCATCTTTCACAACACGTGCTTCTGCTGCAAGCACTGCAACACCAAACTCAG TCTGGGATCCTACGCGGCCTTGCAGGGGGAGTTCTACTGCAAGCCACACTTCCAGCAGCTCTTCAAGAGTAAAGGGAACTATGACGAGGGCTTCGGTCGCAAGCAGCATAAGGAGCTCTGGGCCTCCAAGGATGCTGAAAGCATCACCAAGACATCATAA